One genomic window of Luteitalea pratensis includes the following:
- a CDS encoding hybrid sensor histidine kinase/response regulator, with protein sequence MPLPTSHDDPVALTAAVHEAVAGIQQALLWGMDVDDCRSLALDAFVELTASTWGAVAHIASDSGAAAPTLHIDLDRNTRVPADPDGPAPPSRDEFAALALPHVRRATTRRAPLTVRLPGPAGAAQRAGVRASPDWMLVLPVPAGSAPNSVVLLVRGAGGYTEATASAVEPLLRLTAHVDTWAREVEARRATERELERERRRLGLALQASNVGVFEFDAGTGALQWDARLWTMHGLSPRDQPWTIGDWSSLLHPDDAHRVVDDLMASVEQQRPLETQYRIVCGDGEVRYIRSNGQIFEHAAGRLVMVGASIDVTVDVRLQQELAAERAQAEAATRAKSQFLATMSHEIRTPMNGVLGMLELLLRSGLSAEQHELAMTAHESAECLLRILNDILDLSKLESHQVSIESIPFQPAKVIADTVALLVPRAAEKNLQLHRDIDTDIPDWISGDPMRLRQVVLNLTGNAIKFTAEGHVTVRARLERDAIQTLQLRVEITDTGEGIPHEAQPRLFQHFVQADSSTSRRFGGTGLGLAISRQLVELMGGRIGLTSAPRQGSTFWFVVPAVATSPPQNGEDAARPLHKAPAPVVVAPLRILAVDDNAVNRRLVQAFLASGKHVVRAVDGGHEALAALAEEAFDLVLLDIQMPVMDGLTCLRHIRTSGGAMRDVPVIALTANAMAGDKERYLAEGFTDYVSKPMTMQSLAEAMARATAPRRILV encoded by the coding sequence TTGCCGCTGCCCACCTCGCACGACGATCCCGTCGCCCTCACCGCCGCCGTTCACGAGGCGGTCGCGGGGATCCAGCAGGCGCTGTTGTGGGGAATGGATGTCGACGACTGCCGTAGCCTTGCCCTCGATGCGTTCGTCGAGCTGACCGCCAGCACGTGGGGCGCCGTCGCGCACATCGCCAGCGATTCCGGCGCCGCCGCCCCCACACTGCATATCGATCTCGACCGTAACACGAGGGTCCCAGCGGATCCGGATGGTCCCGCGCCGCCCTCCCGCGACGAGTTCGCTGCCCTGGCGCTGCCTCACGTGCGCCGCGCGACGACTCGCCGCGCACCGTTGACCGTGCGATTGCCCGGCCCCGCGGGCGCCGCCCAGCGCGCGGGCGTGCGCGCCTCGCCCGACTGGATGCTCGTGCTGCCGGTCCCTGCCGGCAGTGCTCCCAACTCCGTCGTCCTCCTCGTTCGCGGTGCGGGCGGGTATACGGAGGCCACGGCATCGGCCGTCGAGCCCTTGCTGCGGCTCACGGCGCACGTCGACACGTGGGCCCGGGAGGTCGAAGCGCGGCGCGCCACGGAACGCGAACTCGAACGCGAGCGCCGTCGCCTGGGCCTGGCGCTGCAGGCCTCCAACGTCGGTGTCTTCGAGTTCGACGCGGGCACCGGGGCGTTGCAGTGGGACGCCCGCCTGTGGACGATGCACGGGTTGTCACCACGGGATCAGCCGTGGACGATCGGCGACTGGTCGTCCTTGCTGCATCCAGACGATGCGCATCGCGTGGTGGACGACCTCATGGCGTCGGTGGAGCAGCAGCGACCCCTGGAGACGCAGTACCGCATCGTCTGCGGCGACGGCGAGGTGCGCTACATCCGATCCAACGGGCAGATTTTCGAGCATGCGGCCGGCCGGCTGGTGATGGTGGGCGCCAGCATCGACGTCACCGTGGATGTGCGTCTGCAGCAGGAACTCGCCGCCGAGCGCGCGCAGGCAGAAGCCGCGACGCGGGCCAAGTCGCAGTTCCTCGCGACGATGAGCCACGAAATCCGCACGCCGATGAATGGCGTGCTCGGCATGCTCGAGTTGCTGTTACGGAGCGGCCTCAGCGCCGAGCAGCACGAGCTCGCGATGACGGCGCACGAGTCAGCCGAGTGCCTGCTGCGGATCCTCAACGACATCCTGGACTTGTCGAAACTCGAGAGTCACCAGGTATCGATCGAGTCGATCCCGTTCCAGCCCGCGAAGGTGATCGCCGACACGGTCGCGTTGTTGGTGCCGCGTGCAGCCGAGAAGAACCTGCAACTCCATCGTGACATCGATACGGACATTCCCGACTGGATCAGCGGCGACCCGATGCGGCTGCGCCAAGTGGTGCTGAACCTCACGGGCAACGCGATCAAGTTCACCGCCGAGGGGCACGTCACGGTTCGCGCCCGCCTGGAGCGTGACGCCATCCAGACGCTGCAGCTGCGCGTGGAGATCACCGACACCGGCGAAGGCATTCCCCACGAGGCGCAACCGCGCCTGTTCCAGCACTTCGTCCAGGCCGATTCGTCGACCTCGCGCCGATTCGGGGGCACCGGGCTGGGCCTCGCCATCAGCCGACAGCTCGTGGAGTTGATGGGCGGGCGCATCGGGCTGACGAGCGCGCCGAGGCAGGGCAGCACTTTCTGGTTCGTTGTTCCGGCGGTCGCCACGTCGCCACCGCAGAACGGCGAAGATGCGGCCAGGCCCCTCCACAAGGCGCCGGCGCCGGTGGTGGTCGCGCCGCTTCGAATCCTCGCGGTGGACGACAACGCCGTGAATCGCCGCCTCGTGCAGGCATTCCTGGCCTCGGGCAAGCACGTGGTGCGGGCGGTGGACGGCGGACACGAAGCCCTGGCGGCGCTGGCGGAAGAAGCCTTCGACCTCGTGCTCCTCGACATCCAGATGCCGGTGATGGACGGCCTGACCTGCCTGCGTCACATCCGAACGAGCGGAGGCGCGATGCGTGACGTGCCGGTCATTGCCTTGACCGCCAATGCCATGGCTGGCGACAAGGAACGCTACCTGGCGGAGGGGTTCACCGACTACGTTTCCAAGCCGATGACGATGCAGAGCCTCGCGGAGGCGATGGCGCGAGCGACGGCTCCGCGCCGCATCCTGGTGTGA
- a CDS encoding RDD family protein, translating to MGTFDVPTVATPAGLPRRFGAYFFDSVIITLAVAAVFYTLLGFDNALAQFLQAVPDDPDAQIRFLAERSLIRNIAMFLYLAYATVAEASPLEGTIGKWLLSIRVVDLDGRRIDLRRSFLRNSGKLISLLSIIGPLFALRSPIRQTWHDKWAGTRVIHTHVP from the coding sequence ATGGGCACGTTCGACGTCCCGACCGTGGCCACGCCGGCCGGACTCCCGCGCCGGTTCGGCGCCTACTTCTTCGACAGCGTGATCATCACGCTCGCCGTCGCCGCTGTGTTCTACACCCTGCTCGGGTTCGACAACGCGCTGGCGCAGTTCCTGCAAGCGGTCCCCGACGACCCCGACGCGCAGATCCGGTTCCTTGCGGAGCGGTCGCTGATCCGGAACATCGCCATGTTCCTCTACCTGGCGTATGCCACCGTGGCCGAGGCATCGCCGCTCGAAGGCACGATCGGCAAATGGCTCCTGAGCATCCGCGTGGTGGACCTCGACGGACGACGCATCGACCTGCGACGCTCCTTCCTGCGTAACAGCGGCAAGCTAATCTCGCTGCTGTCGATCATCGGCCCGTTGTTCGCGCTCCGCTCGCCCATCCGGCAGACCTGGCACGACAAGTGGGCCGGCACGCGTGTCATCCACACCCACGTCCCCTGA
- a CDS encoding NUDIX domain-containing protein — protein MPNKASAGVLMYRRRASGLEVFLVHPGGPFWARKDVGAWSIPKGEIEPGEAPIDAARREFAEETGSVVSGAFAPLGWVRMRSGKVVHAWAVEGEIDADAIRSNVFTLEWPPRSGRQRQYPEADRAAWFPLDEARRRILAAQAPLIDSLEGLVSSSQRSPA, from the coding sequence ATGCCGAACAAGGCGAGTGCAGGGGTACTGATGTACCGGCGACGAGCCAGCGGGCTCGAAGTGTTCCTCGTACACCCCGGTGGCCCGTTCTGGGCTCGCAAAGATGTTGGCGCGTGGTCGATTCCGAAGGGCGAGATCGAGCCGGGCGAGGCGCCGATCGACGCGGCGCGTCGCGAGTTCGCCGAGGAAACCGGATCGGTCGTGTCGGGCGCGTTCGCGCCATTGGGGTGGGTACGGATGCGCAGCGGCAAGGTCGTGCACGCCTGGGCGGTCGAGGGCGAGATCGACGCCGACGCGATCCGCAGCAATGTCTTCACGCTGGAGTGGCCACCGCGATCCGGCCGTCAGCGGCAATACCCCGAGGCTGATCGCGCGGCATGGTTCCCGCTCGACGAGGCCCGGCGCCGCATCCTTGCCGCGCAGGCCCCGCTGATCGATTCCCTCGAAGGGCTGGTCTCGTCGTCACAGCGCAGCCCCGCATGA
- a CDS encoding FHA domain-containing protein, translating into MDVNRLAGFGKDLHSRIRTFFNTPLDANATPLEIGQAVLDQVERQVQPVARGRRVFPFVGLAIRVRTNPASSAAMIAAFEDFATRVRERLAEVRCEAPRRLDVDVECLEVAPASWPEARVFDVSYIADEALPVKSPARGGGTAPVVHITVVAGTAVESSCRFAEGTVSIGRCADPADDMGYVRRNRIAFLDVVDGINETVGRAHARLRCDAVAGEVRLFDEGSRNGTSILRDGDVIAVHRRDPRGVRLRSGDEIRLGRALLRVEIDG; encoded by the coding sequence ATGGACGTGAATCGACTGGCTGGCTTCGGCAAGGATCTCCACTCACGGATCCGCACGTTCTTCAACACGCCGCTGGACGCCAACGCGACGCCGCTCGAGATCGGCCAGGCGGTGCTGGACCAGGTGGAACGCCAGGTGCAGCCCGTCGCCCGCGGCCGCCGGGTCTTCCCGTTTGTCGGTCTCGCGATCCGCGTGCGCACCAACCCGGCGTCGAGCGCGGCGATGATCGCCGCGTTCGAGGACTTCGCCACCCGCGTGCGTGAGCGACTCGCCGAGGTCCGGTGCGAGGCGCCGCGGCGTCTCGACGTCGATGTCGAGTGCCTGGAGGTGGCGCCGGCCTCCTGGCCAGAGGCCCGTGTCTTCGACGTGAGCTACATCGCCGACGAGGCTCTGCCCGTCAAGAGCCCGGCGCGCGGTGGCGGCACGGCGCCGGTGGTGCACATCACGGTGGTCGCCGGTACAGCAGTGGAGTCGTCATGCCGCTTCGCCGAGGGCACGGTGTCGATTGGCCGGTGCGCCGATCCAGCCGACGACATGGGGTACGTCCGTCGCAACCGCATCGCCTTCCTGGATGTCGTCGACGGCATCAACGAGACCGTCGGACGCGCCCATGCCCGCCTGCGCTGCGACGCGGTAGCGGGCGAGGTCCGGCTGTTTGACGAGGGCAGCCGCAACGGCACGTCGATCCTGCGAGACGGCGACGTCATTGCCGTGCATCGTCGCGATCCGCGCGGGGTCCGGCTGCGCTCGGGTGACGAGATTCGCCTCGGGCGGGCCCTGCTCCGAGTCGAGATCGATGGGTAA
- a CDS encoding alpha/beta hydrolase family protein, whose protein sequence is MQHVIVVVMLLALPAAASRAQAPASSTGNQAANEARERLAKETAADYADMQRQLGITAMRPGPSGNPSAPNAANSDEAKANPFTDIPDILATKGGSRVTTAAAWTRRRTELLEDFSREVYGRVPRDVPRVTWREVRRVSMTVAGHPVLGRELIGHVDNRHAPAITVDITLMLVTPAAAPKAVPLVIMFRGGGLPGDPPPALPPGFRPPTPQPGDDPPGTEQLIAAGWGYAFLNPSSVQADNGAGLTRGIIGLTNRGERRNPEDWGSLRAWAWGASRALDHLATDPSIDASRVAIEGVSRYGKAALVTMAFDTRFAMGLIASSGAGGAKLIRRTFGEAIENLTGSGEYHWFAGRYLIYGAAAPAGVTKAPVDLPVDSHSLIALCAPRRVFISHGIPEKGDAHWIDQRGAWMASLAAQPAWRLLGAKDLGVTEPWRTAPMPAVNQSLLDGDLAWRQHDGGHTDAPNWKHFIAWASSERRRDVQTNAGR, encoded by the coding sequence ATGCAACACGTCATCGTCGTCGTCATGCTCCTCGCGCTGCCTGCGGCCGCCTCGCGTGCGCAAGCGCCGGCATCGTCAACCGGGAATCAGGCTGCGAACGAGGCACGGGAACGACTGGCGAAAGAGACCGCGGCCGACTACGCCGACATGCAACGGCAGCTCGGGATCACGGCGATGCGGCCCGGACCGAGCGGCAATCCATCGGCGCCCAACGCCGCCAACAGCGACGAGGCCAAGGCCAACCCGTTCACCGATATCCCTGACATCCTCGCCACGAAGGGTGGGTCGCGGGTGACCACGGCCGCGGCCTGGACACGGCGACGGACCGAACTGCTCGAGGACTTCTCGCGCGAGGTGTATGGGCGCGTGCCGCGTGATGTGCCGCGCGTGACGTGGCGCGAAGTACGTCGCGTGTCGATGACCGTCGCCGGACACCCGGTGCTCGGGCGCGAGTTGATCGGCCACGTCGACAACCGGCACGCCCCGGCGATCACCGTCGACATCACCCTGATGCTGGTCACGCCGGCAGCGGCCCCGAAGGCCGTGCCGCTGGTGATCATGTTCCGCGGCGGTGGCTTGCCAGGCGATCCGCCGCCAGCGTTGCCGCCGGGGTTCCGGCCGCCGACGCCGCAGCCTGGTGACGATCCGCCAGGCACCGAACAACTGATCGCCGCCGGCTGGGGGTACGCCTTCCTCAACCCGTCCAGCGTGCAGGCCGACAACGGCGCGGGGCTGACGCGAGGCATCATCGGGCTCACCAATCGCGGCGAGCGGCGAAATCCCGAGGACTGGGGTTCCCTGCGGGCATGGGCGTGGGGCGCGAGCCGGGCCCTCGACCACCTGGCAACCGATCCGTCGATCGATGCGTCACGCGTCGCCATCGAGGGGGTCTCGCGCTACGGCAAGGCAGCCCTGGTCACGATGGCGTTCGACACGCGTTTCGCGATGGGCCTCATCGCATCCTCCGGAGCCGGCGGCGCCAAGCTGATACGACGCACGTTCGGCGAGGCCATCGAGAACCTCACCGGTAGTGGCGAATACCACTGGTTCGCCGGGCGTTACCTGATCTACGGCGCGGCCGCACCGGCCGGCGTGACCAAGGCACCAGTGGATCTGCCGGTGGACAGCCACTCGCTGATCGCCCTCTGTGCGCCTCGACGCGTCTTCATCAGCCACGGTATTCCGGAAAAGGGCGACGCGCACTGGATCGACCAGCGCGGCGCCTGGATGGCCAGCCTCGCCGCGCAGCCGGCCTGGCGCCTGCTCGGCGCGAAGGATCTCGGCGTCACCGAGCCCTGGCGCACCGCACCGATGCCCGCCGTCAACCAGAGCCTCCTCGACGGCGATCTCGCGTGGCGCCAGCACGACGGCGGCCACACCGACGCACCCAACTGGAAGCACTTCATCGCGTGGGCGAGCAGCGAACGTCGGCGTGATGTCCAGACGAACGCCGGACGCTGA